One genomic segment of Brassica napus cultivar Da-Ae chromosome A3, Da-Ae, whole genome shotgun sequence includes these proteins:
- the LOC106389302 gene encoding transmembrane protein 53 has protein sequence MGSLSGIIQRPLVAAAAVIAASVSADVSEKFSSLKSLVRGSESDQIAASVSGSVHDERSLWVSQISTSKLKDLSFVSRIRLPVPNVDLLLAPNPSCKLAPSVTSLSALRSAYQSAELAKASKPAAFTIGASLVAPDVSYKWHLPETSALDLSGSSSCASEKNRTVVVLLGWLGSKQKHLKKYADWYTSRGYHVITFTLPMNEIMSYKVGGKAEKNVESLVNHLADWLDEEQQQKNLVFHTFSNTGWLTYGAILEKFQKQDSSLMGRVKGSIVDSAPVAAADPTVWASGFSAALLKKNSVATRGSASSSCESNMGTRINSINFSEPKPAATETVLLLILEKFFGVILNLPKVNRRLADVVETLSSSQPRCPQLYIYSSADRVIPAGQVESFIVEQRKAGHEVRACNFISSPHVDHFRSNPELYTAELNHFMDNFVLASCNHSS, from the exons ATGGGTTCTTTGTCTGGGATTATTCAACGGCCACTTGTTGCCGCTGCTGCTGTTATCGCCGCTTCTGTATCTGCAGATGTCTCTGAGAAGTTCTCTTCTCTTAAATCACTAGTTCGAGGTTCTGAATCGGATCAGATTGCTGCTTCAGTCTCTGGCTCAGTTCATGACGAAAGGTCCTTGTGGGTTTCTCAAATCTCTACCTCCAAGCTCAAAGATTTGTCCTTTGTCTCGAGGATTCGTCTTCCTGTACCAAATGTTGATCTCCTCCTAGCTCCTAATCCGAGCTGCAAGCTTGCTCCTTCTGTTACTTCTTTATCCGCTCTTCGCAGCGCTTATCAGTCTGCAGAGTTAGCTAAGGCTTCAAAACCAGCGGCATTCACAATTGGAGCCTCGCTTGTGGCTCCAGATGTTTCATACAAATGGCATTTGCCTGAGACCAGTGCACTTGATCTGTCTGGTTCCTCGAGTTGTGCCTCAGAGAAGAATAGGACCGTTGTGGTTTTGCTTGGATGGCTTGGGTCGAAGCAGAAGCATCTGAAGAAATATGCTGATTGGTATACTTCGAGGGGTTACCATGTCATCACGTTTACTCTCCCCATGAATGAGATTATGAGCTACAAAGTTGGAGGAAAAGCTGAGAAGAACGTGGAGTCGCTGGTTAACCATTTGGCTGATTGGTTGGATGAGGAGCAGCAACAGAAGAATCTCGTGTTTCACACGTTCAGCAACACAGGATGGTTAAC ATATGGAGCGATTTTGGAAAAGTTTCAGAAGCAAGATTCATCATTGATGGGAAGGGTTAAAGGTTCCATAGTGGACTCAGCTCCTGTTGCTGCTGCTGATCCGACT GTATGGGCATCAGGTTTCTCAGCTGCCCTCTTGAAGAAAAACAGTGTAGCCACTAGAGGATCCGCAAGCTCTTCATGTGAGTCAAACATGGGAACACGGATCAATAGTATAAACTTCTCGGAGCCTAAACCTGCTGCAACAGAAACAGTTTTGCTTTTGATTCTTGAGAAGTTCTTCGGAGTGATACTAAACCTTCCCAAAGTAAACAG GAGGCTCGCAGATGTTGTAGAGACATTATCATCATCACAACCAAGATGTCCACAGCTATACATATACAGCTCTGCAGATAGAGTAATACCCGCGGGGCAAGTTGAATCATTCATTGTAGAGCAGAGGAAAGCAGGACACGAGGTCCGTGCCTGCAACTTCATATCTTCACCTCATGTAGACCATTTCAGGAGTAATCCAGAACTCTATACAGCTGAACTCAACCATTTCATGGATAACTTTGTTCTTGCTTCCTGCAATCATTCTTCATAG
- the LOC106389299 gene encoding mitochondrial import receptor subunit TOM40-1, protein MADLLPPLAAAQIDAKTKVDEKVDYSNLPCPVSYDELNREAIMSLKADTFEGFRFDFAKGLNQKFSLCHSVMMGPTEVPSQSPDTTIKIPTAHYEFGANYYDPKLMLVGRVMTDGRVNARVKADLTDRLILKATGQLTNEPHMSHAMFNFDYMGSDYRAQLQLGNGALVGATYIQSVTPRLSLGGEVFWAGVPRKSGMGYAARYETDKMVATAQVASTGTIGMNYVQKISEKVSLATDFAYNYLSRDVVASVGYDYILRQSRVRGKIDSNGVASALLEERLSMGLNFILSAELDHKKKDYKFGFGLTVG, encoded by the exons ATGGCGGATCTTCTACCACCTCTTGCGGCGGCACAAATCGATGCGAAGACTAAAGTAGATGAGAAAGTTGATTACTCGAATCTCCCTTGCCCTGTTTCTTATGACGAACTCAACCGTGAAGCTATCA TGTCTTTAAAGGCAGACACTTTTGAGGGTTTTCGCTTCGACTTTGCCAAGGGATTGAATCAAAAGTTTTCCCTTTGCCACAG tgTAATGATGGGACCAACGGAAGTTCCTTCTCAGTCACCTGACACGACGATCAAAATTCCAACAGCCCATTACGAGTTTGGTGCTAATTACTATGATCCAAAG TTGATGCTTGTTGGAAGGGTGATGACTGATGGTAGAGTAAACGCAAGAGTGAAAGCTGATTTAACTGATAGGTTGATCTTAAAGGCGACTGGTCAG CTGACAAATGAGCCTCATATGTCGCATGCAATGTTCAACTTTGATTACATG GGATCAGACTACAGGGCCCAACTTCAACTTGGGAACGGTGCTCTAGTTGGAGCAACCTATATTCAG AGTGTGACACCCCGTCTATCATTGGGTGGGGAAGTTTTTTGGGCTGGTGTGCCTCGGAAGTCTGGTATGGGTTACGCAGCAAGATACGAAACTGATAAAATG GTTGCTACTGCGCAAGTTGCTAGCACTGGTACTATAGGTATGAACTATGTTCAGAAGATTTCCGAGAAG GTTTCTCTAGCTACTGATTTCGCGTACAACTACTTGTCAAGAGATGTTGTGGCTAGTGTTGGGTATGACTACATTCTTAGACAG TCACGTGTGCGGGGAAAGATTGATTCAAACGGTGTTGCATCCGCTCTCTTGGAAGAGAGATTGAGTATGGGACTCAACTTTATTCTATCTGCAGAG CTTGACCATAAGAAGAAGGACTACAAGTTTGGATTCGGTTTAACAGTCGGCTAA
- the LOC106389303 gene encoding myosin-1, whose protein sequence is MSQKVTPSMNSLKSLPADYRFDGSSVPRKGGFRNGISTSDTAAGDSEDSPYSGHVEQQSLSEDMDTDAATMPLPQSNERRWSDTSAYARKKILQSWIQLPNGNWELGKILSTSGEESVISLAEGKVIKVMSETLVPANPDILDGVDDLMQLSYLNEPSVLYNLNYRYNQDMIYTKAGPVLVAVNPFKEVPLYGNSYIEAYRKRTNDSPHVYAIADTAIREMIRDEVNQSIIISGESGAGKTETAKIAMQYLAALGGGSGIEYEILKTNPILEAFGNAKTLRNDNSSRFGKLIEIHFSETGKISGAQVQTFLLEKSRVVQCAEGERSYHIFYQLCAGASSALREKLNLKSAHEYKYLGQSNCYRINGVDDAERFHTVKEALDIVHVSKEDQESVFAMLAAVLWLGNVSFTVIDNENHVEPIADESLLTVAKLIGCNSNELKLSLSKRNMRVGKDTIVQKLTLPQAIDARDALAKSIYSCLFDWLVEQINKSLAVGKRRTGRSISILDIYGFESFDKNSFEQFCINYANERLQQHFNRHLFKLEQEEYIQDGIDWTRVDFEDNQDCLSLFEKKPLGLLSLLDEESTFPNGTDLTLANKLKQHLISNSCFRGTREKLFTVVHYAGEVTYETTGFLEKNRDLLHLDSIQLLSSCSCHLPQAFASSMLIQSEKPVVGPLHKAGGADSQRLSVATKFKGQLFQLMQRLGNTTPHFIRCIKPNNVQSPGLYEQGLVLQQLRCCGVLEVVRISRSGFPTRMSHQKFARRYGFLLVENIADKDPLSVSVAILHQFNILPEMYQVGYTKLFFRTGQIGVLEDTRNRTLHGILRVQSSFRGYKARCHLKELRMGIYTLQSFVRGEKVRKEFAYLRKRHRAAATIQSQVKSKIARKQYQDVTEASLVIQSAIRGWLVRRCSGDIGWLKSGEVLVKASVLSELQRRVLKSEAALREKEEENDILQQRLQQYENRWSEYETKMKSMEEIWQKQMRSLQSSLSIAKKSLAVEDSARNSDASVNASDATDWDSSSNQFKGGGGRQQQQQRPMSAGLSVIGRLAEEFEQRAQVFGDDAKFLVEVKSGQVEANLNPDRELRRLKQMFETWKKDYGGRLRETKMILSKLGSEESGGSMEKVKRKWWGRRNSTRY, encoded by the exons ATGTCCCAAAAGGTGACTCCATCCATGAACTCACTTAAGTCTCTGCCGGCAGACTATAGATTTGATGGCTCCAGTGTTCCAAGAAAAGGTGGTTTCAGAAATGGGATTAGTACAAGTGATACTGCTGCTGGGGATAGTGAGGATTCACCATATAGTGGGCACGTTGAACAGCAGTCTTTATCTGAGGATATGGATACTGATGCTGCTACAATGCCCTTGCCTCAGAGTAATGAACGCAGGTGGAGTGACACTAGTGCATATGCTCGGAAGAAG ATACTGCAATCTTGGATTCAACTTCCCAATGGTAACTGGGAGCTTGGGAAGATACTGTCAACTTCAGGAGAGGAGTCTGTTATTTCTTTGGCTGAGGGAAAA GTTATAAAAGTCATGTCAGAGACTCTAGTACCTGCAAATCCTGATATTCTTGATGGAGTGGACGATCTAATGCAACTTAGTTACTTAAATGAGCCATCAGTGTTGTACAACCTCAACTATAGGTACAACCAAGACATGATATAT ACGAAAGCGGGACCAGTTTTGGTGGCTGTGAATCCTTTCAAGGAGGTTCCTTTATACGGAAACAGCTACATTGAAGCATACAGGAAGAGAACAAATGATAGTCCTCATGTGTATGCAATTGCAGATACAGCAATTCGTGAAATGATACGCG ATGAAGTTAACCAATCTATCATTATCAG CGGTGAGAGTGGAGCAGGAAAAACTGAGACAGCTAAGATAGCTATGCAATACTTGGCTGCACTTGGAGGTGGAAGCGGGATTGAATATGAGATACTTAAGACTAATCCTATCTTGGAAGCATTTGGAAATGCAAAAACATTGAGAAATGATAACTCTAGTCGTTTT GGGAAACTGATAGAGATTCATTTTAGTGAAACTGGAAAGATATCGGGTGCTCAAGTTCAAACCT TCTTACTAGAAAAG TCTAGAGTGGTCCAATGTGCTGAAGGGGAAAGGtcatatcatatattttacCAACTTTGTGCTGGGGCTTCATCTGCACTTAGAG AGAAGCTAAATCTGAAAAGCGCACATGAGTATAAATATTTGGGACAGAGTAATTGTTATAGAATCAATGGAGTTGACGATGCTGAACGTTTCCATACTGTTAAG GAAGCTCTGGACATTGTTCATGTTAGTAAAGAAGATCAAGAAAGTGTATTCGCGATGCTTGCTGCAGTATTATGGCTGGGGAATGTTTCTTTCACTGTTATTGACAATGAAAACCACGTTGAACCCATAGCAGATGAAA GTTTGTTAACTGTTGCTAAATTGATTGGGTGCAACAGCAATGAGCTTAAGCTAAGTTTATCCAAACGTAACATGAGAGTTGGAAAGGACACCATTGTGCAGAAGCTAACACTACCGCAG GCCATTGATGCAAGAGATGCTTTAGCAAAATCAATTTATTCTTGCCTCTTTGACTGGCTGGTGGAGCAGATCAACAAATCTCTTGCAGTAGGAAAGAGACGAACTGGCAGATCCATCAGCATTCTTGATATCTACGGCTTCGAATCATTTGAT AAAAACAGCTTTGAGCAGTTCTGTATAAATTATGCAAATGAGAGATTGCAGCAACACTTTAATCGTCATCTATTCAAGCTGGAGCAAGAG GAATATATCCAGGATGGAATTGACTGGACAAGGGTTGATTTTGAGGACAACCAAGATTGTCTTAGTCTCTTTGAAAAG AAACCATTAGGGCTGCTCTCTCTTTTGGATGAGGAATCAACATTTCCGAATGGCACAGATTTGACACTTGCAAACAAGCTAAAACAACATTTGATCTCTAATTCATGTTTCAGAGGAACTCGAGAGAAGCTTTTCACAGTTGTCCACTATGCAGGAGAG GTTACATATGAGACGACTGGATTTCTAGAAAAGAACAGAGATTTGTTGCATTTGGATTCTATACAACTGTTGTCCTCTTGCTCCTGCCACCTTCCTCAAGCATTTGCATCTAGCATGCTGATCCAATCTGAAAAACCTGTTGTTGGTCCTTTACACAAAGCAGGTGGTGCTGATTCCCAGCGGTTGAGTGTAGCTACTAAGTTTAAG GGTCAACTATTCCAATTGATGCAACGTTTAGGAAACACTACCCCACATTTCATCCGCTGCATCAAGCCAAATAACGTACAGTCACCAGGGTTGTATGAGCAAGGGCTTGTCTTACAGCAGCTAAGATGCTGTGGGGTCCTAGAAGTGGTTCGAATCTCACGGTCTGGATTTCCCACAAGAATGTCTCATCAGAAATTCGCCAGAAG GTATGGTTTCCTTCTGGTGGAGAACATTGCTGATAAAGATCCTCTAAGTGTTTCAGTTGCAATTCTCCATCAGTTTAACATCTTGCCAGAGATGTATCAAGTTGGCTACACGAAGTTGTTCTTCAGAACCGGACAG ATTGGTGTTCTTGAAGATACAAGGAACCGTACTCTCCATGGCATTTTACGTGTGCAAAGCTCTTTTAGAGGATACAAAGCACGCTGTCACCTGAAGGAGCTTAGAATGGGAATCTATACTCTCCAGTCAT TCGTTCGCGGAGAGAAAGTAAGAAAAGAGTTTGCTTATTTACGAAAAAGGCATAGAGCTGCTGCTACTATACAAAGCCAAGTTAAAAGCAAGATTGCTAGGAAACAGTATCAGGACGTAACAGAAGCGTCTCTTGTGATACAATCAG CAATTCGTGGTTGGTTGGTTAGAAGATGCTCAGGGGACATTGGATGGCTAAAATCAGGCGAGGTGCTGGTGAAGGCGTCAGTACTCTCCGAGCTTCAACGCAGGGTACTTAAATCAGAAGCTGCTCTAcgtgagaaagaagaagagaacgaCATTCTTCAACAGAGGCTTCAACAGTACGAGAACAGGTGGTCGGAGTACGAGACAAAGATGAAGTCAATGGAGGAGATCTGGCAGAAGCAGATGCGGTCTTTGCAGTCCAGCCTCTCCATAGCAAAGAAAAGCCTAGCGGTTGAGGACTCGGCGAGAAACTCAGATGCATCGGTTAATGCTAGTGATGCAACGGATTGGGATTCAAGCAGTAACCAGTTCAAGGGAGGAGGGGGGAgacaacaacagcaacaacgACCTATGAGCGCGGGGCTTAGTGTGATTGGACGGTTAGCTGAGGAGTTTGAACAGAGAGCTCAAGTGTTTGGTGATGATGCGAAGTTTTTGGTGGAAGTGAAGTCTGGTCAGGTGGAAGCGAACTTGAATCCGGATAGAGAGCTGAGGAGGTTGAAACAGATGTTTGAGACGTGGAAAAAGGATTATGGAGGGAGGTTGAGGGAAACGAAGATGATACTGAGTAAGCTTGGGAGTGAAGAGAGTGGTGGTTCGATGGAGAAGGTGAAGAGGAAGTGGTGGGGAAGGAGAAATAGCACTAGGTATTGA
- the LOC106389300 gene encoding phytochrome-associated serine/threonine-protein phosphatase 3 — protein sequence MDLDQWISKVKDGQHLSEDELQLLCEYVKEILIEESNVQPVNSPVTVCGDIHGQFHDLIKLFQTGGHVPDTNYIFMGDFVDRGYNSLEVFTILLLLKARHPANITLLRGNHESRQLTQVYGFYDECQRKYGNANAWRYCTDVFDYLTISAIIDSTVLCVHGGLSPDVRTIDQIRLVDRNCEIPHEGPFCDLMWSDPEDIETWAVSPRGAGWLFGSRVTTEFNHINKLDLVCRAHQLVQEGLKYMFQDKGLVTVWSAPNYCYRCGNVASILIFDENMERDVKYFNETEENNQMRGPRTGVPYFL from the exons ATGGATTTGGATCAATGGATTTCGAAGGTTAAAGACGGTCAGCATCTCTCCGAGGACGAGCTTCAGCTTCTCTGCGAATAC GTGAAAGAGATTCTGATTGAGGAGTCAAACGTACAGCCTGTCAACAGTCCAGTCACCGTCTGTGGTGACATCCATGGCCAGTTTCATGATCTCATTAAGCTTTTTCAGACCGGTGGTCATGTTCCCGACACCAACTACATTTTTATg GGGGACTTTGTGGATAGAGGTTACAACAGCCTTGAAGTCTTCACTATTCTTTTGCTTCTTAAAGCTAG ACATCCAGCCAATATCACACTTCTGCGTGGAAATCATGAAAGTAGACAGCTAACGCAG gtttatGGTTTCTATGACGAATGCCAAAGGAAGTATGGTAACGCTAATGCATGGCGATATTGCACAGATGTTTTTGACTATCTTACCATATCAGCTATTATTGATAGCACA GTTCTATGTGTTCATGGTGGCCTTTCCCCGGATGTCCGGACAATTGATCAG ATAAGACTGGTCGATCGAAATTGTGAAATTCCCCATGAAGGTCCCTTTTGCGATCTTATGTGGAGCGATCCTGAAGATATTGAAACATGGGCTGTTAGTCCACGTGGAGCTGGTTGGCTTTTCGGATCGAGGGTTACCACTGAG TTCAACCACATCAACAAGCTTGATCTAGTATGCCGTGCACACCAGCTGGTACAAGAAGGTCTGAAGTACATGTTCCAAGATAAAGGCCTTGTAACT GTATGGTCTGCACCTAATTACTGTTACCGGTGTGGCAATGTCGCTTCTATATTGATTTTCGATGAAAACATG GAAAGGGATGTGAAGTACTTTAACGAGACCGAAGAGAACAATCAAATGAGAGGGCCAAGGACTGGAGTTCCGTATTTCCTGTAA